A genomic stretch from Corynebacterium sp. 21KM1197 includes:
- a CDS encoding glycoside hydrolase family 15 protein yields the protein MPNTSTPLEDYALLSDQSTAALVSREGSIDWLCLPRFDSGALFTALLGDPDDGRWKLAVRGGEVTGRRYVGSTFILETLWESPTGTARVLDFMTPHNGKADLIRRVECLSGTVDVVMDLRISFNYARIKPWFRWIEVPGTGEQGLLCTGGPEGLLLAGAQITPDTEAEAYDADAIGGSVSLSAGQRADWSLTWFKPWEPVPEPENPDVALAAAEDFWGDWIERLDVDAHTHPQVERSLLVLRALTHTETGGIVAAPTASLPESFGGGRNWDYRYTWLRDASLTVEVMVAHGLIKGATAWRNWLLRAVAGDPAKLQIMYGLGGERELPEKELPHLRGYEDSRPVRIGNGAADQYQADVVGEVMLALAALRDAGYKDSDYSWALQVKLLDYVIEHYDDRDHGIWEMRGDLHYFTHGRVMMWASFNEAIRAVEQHGYEGDVETWARYRDRLRAEIMEGGWNEELGTFTQTYGGTEVDASLLQLPHTGFIAADDPAMLSTVARIEEDLVDEHGLVYRYRTVEGEGIDGLEGEEYPFVMCAFWLVEQYAASGRLAEAKERFEMLCGLSTDLGLLAEEYDPATARLAGNFPQAFSHLSLIRAADAIARAEAALKEEA from the coding sequence ATGCCCAACACCAGCACTCCCCTGGAGGATTACGCCCTCCTCTCCGACCAATCCACGGCGGCCCTGGTTTCCCGCGAGGGTTCTATTGATTGGCTGTGTCTTCCCCGTTTCGATTCCGGGGCGTTGTTTACGGCGTTGCTGGGCGATCCCGATGACGGTCGGTGGAAGCTCGCGGTGCGCGGCGGCGAGGTCACGGGGCGTCGATACGTGGGCAGCACCTTTATCCTGGAAACGCTGTGGGAATCGCCCACCGGTACCGCCCGGGTGTTGGACTTTATGACCCCGCACAACGGCAAGGCGGATCTGATCCGGCGGGTGGAGTGCCTCAGCGGCACGGTGGACGTGGTGATGGATCTGCGGATTAGCTTCAATTACGCGCGGATCAAGCCCTGGTTCCGCTGGATCGAGGTGCCGGGTACCGGGGAGCAGGGTCTGTTGTGCACGGGTGGTCCGGAGGGGCTGCTGCTGGCGGGCGCGCAGATCACCCCGGACACGGAAGCCGAGGCGTATGACGCGGACGCGATCGGCGGCAGCGTTTCCTTGAGCGCCGGGCAGCGCGCGGATTGGTCTTTGACGTGGTTTAAGCCCTGGGAGCCGGTGCCGGAGCCGGAGAACCCCGACGTGGCGCTGGCGGCGGCGGAGGATTTCTGGGGCGATTGGATCGAGCGCCTGGACGTGGACGCGCACACGCACCCCCAGGTGGAGCGCTCCCTGCTGGTGCTGCGCGCGCTCACGCATACGGAAACCGGCGGCATCGTCGCGGCTCCCACGGCGTCGTTGCCGGAGTCCTTCGGCGGCGGCCGCAACTGGGATTATCGCTACACGTGGCTTCGCGACGCCTCCCTCACCGTGGAGGTCATGGTGGCGCACGGTTTGATTAAGGGTGCGACGGCCTGGCGCAACTGGCTGCTGCGCGCGGTGGCGGGAGATCCCGCGAAGTTGCAGATCATGTACGGCCTGGGTGGCGAGCGGGAGTTGCCGGAAAAGGAGTTGCCGCACCTGCGTGGCTATGAGGATTCCCGCCCGGTGCGCATTGGCAATGGCGCGGCGGATCAGTACCAGGCCGATGTGGTGGGCGAGGTCATGCTGGCGCTGGCGGCGCTGCGGGACGCGGGCTATAAGGATTCGGATTACTCCTGGGCCTTGCAGGTCAAGCTGCTGGATTACGTGATCGAGCATTACGATGACCGCGATCATGGCATTTGGGAAATGCGCGGTGACCTGCACTATTTCACCCACGGCCGGGTGATGATGTGGGCCTCCTTTAATGAGGCGATCCGCGCGGTGGAGCAGCACGGCTACGAGGGCGATGTGGAGACGTGGGCGCGGTACCGGGATCGCCTCCGCGCGGAGATCATGGAGGGCGGCTGGAATGAGGAACTGGGCACCTTCACCCAGACCTACGGCGGCACCGAGGTGGACGCCTCCCTGCTGCAACTGCCGCACACCGGCTTCATTGCTGCCGACGACCCCGCCATGCTCAGCACCGTGGCCCGTATCGAGGAGGACCTGGTGGACGAGCACGGCCTGGTGTATCGCTATCGCACCGTGGAGGGCGAGGGCATTGATGGCCTGGAGGGGGAGGAATACCCCTTTGTGATGTGCGCCTTTTGGCTGGTGGAGCAGTACGCCGCCTCGGGCCGATTAGCGGAGGCCAAGGAGCGGTTTGAGATGCTGTGCGGGCTGTCCACCGATCTGGGCCTGCTGGCGGAGGAGTATGATCCCGCCACGGCGCGCCTGGCGGGGAACTTCCCGCAGGCGTTCTCGCACCTATCGCTGATCCGGGCGGCGGATGCTATTGCTCGGGCGGAGGCCGCGCTGAAGGAGGAAGCATGA
- a CDS encoding PadR family transcriptional regulator, protein MRPFHHHHHHDHHGDHYHPHLWDRFRGSREEHAGGPWAAWGFGRGPGRGRGGRAGRGDLRAVILWLLSEQPMHGYQLITEIKERTEGHWAPSPGAVYPIISLLEDEQLITVSADSGRKLATLTPEGERRVKENEPEWSVILEAYREDDAEGEPQVQLHREMHRFIRALRASDKRRAAEAAEIVRKAARDIEALG, encoded by the coding sequence ATGCGCCCGTTCCATCACCACCATCACCATGACCACCACGGCGATCACTACCACCCCCACCTCTGGGATCGGTTCCGGGGTTCCCGCGAGGAGCACGCCGGCGGCCCTTGGGCGGCGTGGGGCTTCGGACGCGGCCCAGGGCGCGGGCGGGGCGGCCGGGCGGGGCGCGGCGATCTGCGCGCGGTGATCCTCTGGTTGCTCAGCGAGCAGCCCATGCACGGCTACCAACTCATCACGGAGATCAAGGAGCGCACCGAGGGGCACTGGGCACCCAGCCCCGGTGCCGTGTACCCGATCATCAGCCTCCTGGAGGACGAGCAACTGATCACCGTCTCTGCGGACTCCGGCCGCAAACTCGCCACCCTCACCCCGGAGGGCGAGCGACGGGTCAAGGAGAACGAGCCCGAGTGGTCGGTGATCCTGGAGGCCTACCGCGAGGACGATGCCGAGGGGGAGCCCCAGGTGCAGTTGCACCGGGAAATGCACCGCTTCATTCGGGCGCTGCGGGCCTCGGATAAGCGCCGCGCCGCCGAGGCCGCCGAGATCGTGCGCAAGGCCGCCCGGGACATCGAGGCCCTGGGCTAG
- a CDS encoding ABC transporter ATP-binding protein produces MNTTPLIQAHDLRARYARTRIFQGLNLEIPSCGIHGLIGPNGAGKTTLLRALSGQLPHDGHLSIWGHDPFDNPEIMQRIALAGIDAPLPTGWHAMRLFRVAAARYPTWDQGRALALLREFSLPSYKKYSELSRGQKSALGVVFALAAGCDLTLLDEPYLGLDVEKRDIFYRELRAERDLRPHATFILSTHELHESEKLLDTVTIMNGTGVHLSGSLGEILEGYSSFLGPSAAVRGLIDAHPAAVLHTEELAGSARAVLAVSLVEAEARGIPGGVRGQQLSLEELARAVEEAQ; encoded by the coding sequence ATGAACACCACTCCCCTGATCCAGGCCCATGACCTCCGCGCCCGGTACGCCCGGACGCGCATCTTCCAGGGCCTGAATCTGGAAATCCCTAGCTGCGGTATCCACGGCCTCATCGGCCCCAACGGCGCGGGTAAGACCACCCTCCTGCGCGCGCTATCCGGGCAACTCCCCCACGATGGCCACCTGAGTATCTGGGGTCACGATCCCTTCGATAACCCGGAGATCATGCAGCGCATCGCGCTCGCGGGTATCGACGCCCCGTTGCCCACCGGCTGGCACGCCATGCGGCTTTTCCGCGTGGCCGCCGCTCGCTATCCCACCTGGGACCAGGGCCGCGCGCTGGCGCTCCTGCGCGAGTTCTCCCTGCCCAGCTACAAGAAATACAGCGAACTCTCGCGCGGGCAGAAATCCGCCCTCGGCGTGGTCTTTGCGCTCGCCGCCGGGTGCGACCTCACCCTCCTCGACGAGCCCTACCTCGGCCTCGACGTGGAAAAGCGCGACATCTTCTACCGGGAACTCCGTGCCGAGCGCGATCTCCGCCCCCACGCCACCTTTATCCTCTCCACCCACGAACTGCACGAATCGGAAAAACTCCTCGACACCGTGACCATCATGAACGGCACCGGCGTGCACTTAAGCGGCTCCCTGGGCGAGATTCTGGAGGGCTACAGCAGCTTCCTCGGGCCCAGCGCCGCGGTACGGGGGCTTATCGACGCCCACCCGGCCGCCGTCCTGCACACCGAGGAACTAGCGGGCAGCGCGCGGGCCGTGCTGGCGGTCTCCCTGGTGGAGGCCGAGGCGCGGGGTATTCCCGGCGGGGTGCGGGGGCAGCAACTCAGCCTGGAAGAACTGGCACGAGCAGTGGAGGAGGCGCAGTGA
- a CDS encoding heavy metal translocating P-type ATPase: MVTQAPAQIDLGITGMTCTSCSSRVERKLNKMEGVRATVNFATETASVTYDPALTGPDSLLATIRATGYEGFPLRAEAGEAGGGEEAMAAEGASKSKPDARLWLSALLSLPVVVLSMIPAWQFTHWQWLAFALISPVFFWGGWPFHRAALINLRHGAFTMDTLISLGSTAAYAWSVWALFLGGAGEPGMVMRMSLSAHAHAGTAEIYLETVGVVISFLLLGRYFEERAKGKSSEALRHLLSMGAREATVLRGEREERVPIAVLAVGDRAVVRPGEKIPADGVVIEGTSAVDESMLTGESLPVEMGPGARVTGATLNTTGRIVLRVERVGEDTTLAQIGRLVSQAQAGKAPVQRLVDRIAQIFVPVVIAVAALTLTGHLLLGSGSTADAFAAAVSVLIIACPCALGLATPTALLVGTGRGAQMGLLIRGPEAIESARRIDTIVLDKTGTVTTGAMSLREVIPLADLSEREVLDLAAAVEAGSEHPIGRTIAAAGTGLTARDAQAQPGQGISAQVAGRSVTVGRPHAALLDHEAVARARRDGTTPVAVSVGDTPVGIIVVADTPKPTSAEAVTALRDLGLRPMLLTGDNGGAATATARAVGIAEADVLAEVLPQDKVEHIAALQRQGRTVAMVGDGMNDAAALAQADLGLAMGAGTDVAIEASDITLMNNDLRSAADALRLARRTLGTIRGNLFWAFAYNVVLIPVAALGLLNPMFAGMAMAASSVLVVGNSLRLRGFRSAFV; the protein is encoded by the coding sequence ATGGTTACCCAGGCACCCGCGCAGATCGACCTCGGCATCACCGGAATGACCTGCACCTCCTGTTCCTCCCGCGTAGAACGCAAACTCAACAAGATGGAAGGCGTGCGGGCCACCGTCAATTTCGCCACCGAAACCGCCAGCGTCACCTACGATCCCGCGCTCACCGGCCCGGATTCCCTGCTCGCCACGATCCGCGCCACCGGCTACGAGGGGTTCCCGCTGCGCGCGGAGGCCGGGGAAGCGGGGGGCGGGGAGGAAGCAATGGCGGCCGAGGGGGCGTCGAAAAGCAAGCCCGATGCACGCCTGTGGCTCTCCGCGCTGCTAAGCCTGCCGGTGGTGGTGCTCTCCATGATTCCGGCGTGGCAGTTCACGCACTGGCAGTGGCTAGCCTTTGCCCTGATCTCCCCGGTGTTCTTTTGGGGCGGATGGCCCTTCCACCGGGCGGCGCTGATCAACCTGCGCCACGGGGCCTTCACCATGGATACCCTCATCTCATTGGGCTCCACGGCCGCCTATGCGTGGTCCGTGTGGGCACTCTTTTTGGGCGGCGCGGGTGAGCCCGGCATGGTCATGCGCATGAGCCTCAGCGCCCACGCGCACGCCGGGACAGCGGAAATATACCTGGAGACCGTGGGCGTGGTGATCTCCTTTCTGCTGCTGGGACGCTACTTTGAGGAGCGTGCCAAGGGGAAGTCCTCCGAGGCGCTGCGCCACCTGCTGAGCATGGGTGCCAGGGAGGCCACGGTGCTGCGCGGGGAGCGGGAGGAGCGCGTACCCATCGCGGTGCTGGCCGTGGGGGATCGCGCGGTGGTGCGACCGGGGGAGAAGATTCCCGCCGACGGCGTGGTAATCGAGGGCACCTCCGCCGTGGACGAATCCATGCTTACCGGGGAGAGCCTGCCCGTGGAGATGGGCCCCGGCGCGCGGGTCACCGGAGCCACGCTGAATACCACCGGCAGGATCGTCCTGCGCGTGGAGCGGGTGGGGGAGGACACCACCCTGGCGCAGATCGGCAGGCTGGTCAGCCAGGCCCAGGCGGGTAAGGCCCCGGTGCAGCGCCTGGTGGATCGCATAGCGCAGATCTTTGTTCCCGTGGTCATTGCGGTGGCCGCGCTCACCCTCACCGGACACCTGCTGCTTGGTTCCGGCTCGACTGCCGACGCCTTCGCGGCCGCCGTCTCCGTGCTCATCATCGCCTGCCCCTGCGCCCTGGGGCTGGCCACTCCCACGGCCCTGCTGGTGGGCACCGGGCGGGGCGCGCAGATGGGACTGCTGATACGCGGCCCGGAGGCCATCGAGTCCGCGCGGAGGATCGACACCATCGTGCTGGACAAGACCGGCACGGTGACCACCGGGGCAATGAGCCTGCGCGAGGTGATACCCCTGGCGGATCTCTCCGAGCGCGAGGTGCTGGATCTGGCCGCCGCCGTGGAGGCGGGCTCCGAGCACCCCATCGGCCGGACGATAGCGGCGGCGGGTACAGGATTGACCGCCCGCGATGCCCAGGCCCAGCCCGGCCAAGGGATCAGTGCCCAGGTGGCCGGCCGTTCCGTGACCGTGGGCCGCCCGCACGCGGCCCTGCTCGATCACGAGGCCGTGGCGCGGGCCCGGCGCGACGGGACCACTCCCGTGGCGGTGAGCGTGGGGGATACGCCGGTGGGAATCATCGTGGTGGCCGATACCCCCAAGCCCACCTCCGCCGAGGCCGTCACCGCGCTGCGCGACCTAGGCCTGCGCCCCATGCTGCTCACCGGAGATAACGGCGGGGCGGCCACCGCCACCGCGCGGGCCGTGGGGATAGCAGAGGCGGACGTGCTGGCCGAGGTGCTGCCCCAGGACAAGGTGGAACACATCGCCGCCCTACAACGCCAGGGGCGCACCGTGGCGATGGTGGGCGATGGCATGAACGACGCCGCCGCGCTCGCCCAGGCCGACCTTGGCCTGGCGATGGGCGCGGGAACGGACGTGGCCATCGAGGCCTCCGACATCACCCTGATGAACAACGATCTGCGTTCGGCTGCCGACGCCCTCCGCCTGGCCCGGCGCACCCTGGGCACCATCCGGGGCAACCTCTTTTGGGCCTTTGCCTACAACGTGGTGCTCATACCCGTGGCCGCGCTGGGGCTGCTCAACCCGATGTTCGCCGGGATGGCCATGGCGGCCTCCTCGGTGCTCGTGGTGGGCAACTCCCTGCGGCTGCGGGGATTCCGCTCGGCTTTTGTCTAG
- the trxA gene encoding thioredoxin has translation MATIDVTEDTFEKTVSGEGIVLVDAWASWCGPCRAFAPTFEKSSEQHEDVTFAKLDTEANQQLAAALEIQAIPTLMAFRDGIMVYRDAGALPPAALEDLIGQVKGLDMEEVRRQVAEQNAERDAQ, from the coding sequence ATGGCAACGATCGACGTCACCGAGGACACCTTTGAAAAGACCGTGAGCGGGGAGGGAATCGTCCTCGTCGATGCCTGGGCCTCCTGGTGCGGCCCCTGCCGTGCCTTTGCTCCCACCTTTGAGAAGTCCTCGGAGCAGCACGAGGACGTGACCTTTGCCAAGCTGGACACGGAGGCAAACCAGCAGTTGGCGGCCGCCCTGGAGATCCAGGCGATCCCCACCCTGATGGCCTTCCGCGACGGAATCATGGTGTACCGCGATGCCGGTGCCCTGCCGCCCGCCGCCCTGGAGGACCTCATCGGCCAGGTCAAGGGCCTGGACATGGAGGAGGTGCGCCGCCAGGTGGCGGAGCAGAACGCGGAGCGTGACGCCCAGTAA
- a CDS encoding GntR family transcriptional regulator — protein sequence MDEAAAPLFQQIARLIEDSIVEGTLEPGQRAPSTNELAAFHKINPATARKGLALLVESGVLHKRRGVGMFVTDNARSLIMERRREDFPGTYLAPLIDEALRLDLNRAQLHDLVDRVAESRGLYS from the coding sequence ATGGACGAAGCGGCGGCACCGCTGTTCCAGCAGATAGCCAGGCTTATTGAGGACAGTATCGTGGAGGGCACCCTGGAGCCGGGGCAGCGAGCCCCCTCCACCAACGAGTTAGCGGCCTTTCACAAGATCAACCCAGCCACCGCCCGCAAGGGACTCGCGCTGCTGGTGGAGTCCGGGGTGCTGCACAAGCGGCGCGGCGTGGGCATGTTCGTCACGGATAACGCCCGCAGCCTCATCATGGAGCGCCGCCGGGAGGACTTCCCCGGCACCTACCTCGCCCCCCTCATCGACGAGGCCCTGCGCCTCGATCTCAACCGAGCCCAACTCCACGACCTCGTGGATCGCGTGGCAGAAAGCAGAGGACTGTACTCATGA
- a CDS encoding NYN domain-containing protein has translation MLERTLVFVDTSYLLASFYNSWETGARAQLEIDLPEVVGVLGGMIENQLHQPIHRQLWYDGIPETGPHRYQRALRSCNGVQLRAGQLIAWGERRTQKAVDTRLVADMVIAAVHQRCTDIVLVSGDADMIPGVQEATAVGIRVHLYGFGWDSMSSALRYACDTTTILDPREDFSDSMRLQVLEGPLPPSVPTKPLGETEPPEEPGPTLVPEAATQGHRPPSTPTAADSAERPEPHCPEDTEDATEGLIGTPTPAKPESADPGASEAEAVAPETPAPATKREEPADAPSTPNEVEPQAEEPAPAAATTPSVAPTPREYAERPKPTPAPSAPPKPAPKPSMMAPKRKLRSRYVPLPNEVWASAGNQTPYDVGQQYAAWWYENAASTEQRDQAHLLSGGGLPPEVDRPLLQFACETLHEYTLSESQRVNLRDGFHSGIRGVLINIRRD, from the coding sequence ATGCTTGAACGCACACTCGTGTTCGTGGACACCTCATATCTCTTGGCGAGCTTTTATAACTCGTGGGAGACCGGCGCACGCGCACAGTTAGAAATTGACCTGCCCGAGGTCGTGGGAGTCCTGGGTGGGATGATCGAGAACCAACTACACCAACCTATCCACCGACAACTCTGGTACGACGGCATTCCCGAGACCGGCCCGCACCGCTATCAGCGCGCCCTGCGCTCCTGCAACGGGGTGCAACTGCGCGCGGGACAACTCATCGCCTGGGGCGAGCGTCGCACGCAAAAGGCCGTGGACACCCGCCTAGTGGCGGACATGGTGATCGCCGCCGTGCACCAGCGCTGCACGGACATCGTTCTCGTTTCCGGCGACGCGGACATGATCCCCGGCGTGCAGGAGGCCACCGCGGTCGGTATCCGCGTGCACCTGTACGGCTTTGGCTGGGATTCCATGTCCTCCGCCCTGCGCTACGCCTGCGATACCACCACGATCCTGGACCCGCGCGAGGACTTCTCCGATTCCATGCGCCTCCAGGTGCTCGAAGGGCCGCTGCCCCCCTCGGTGCCCACCAAGCCGCTGGGGGAGACCGAACCCCCGGAGGAACCCGGCCCCACCCTCGTTCCGGAGGCCGCCACCCAGGGCCACCGTCCGCCCAGCACGCCCACCGCCGCGGACAGCGCGGAGCGCCCCGAGCCGCACTGCCCGGAGGACACCGAGGACGCCACGGAGGGGCTCATTGGCACCCCCACTCCCGCCAAGCCGGAAAGCGCGGACCCCGGCGCGAGCGAAGCGGAGGCGGTTGCCCCCGAAACCCCCGCCCCCGCCACAAAACGGGAGGAGCCAGCCGACGCCCCGAGCACCCCGAACGAGGTCGAACCCCAGGCGGAGGAGCCAGCGCCAGCGGCGGCCACCACCCCCTCGGTCGCCCCAACACCCCGGGAGTATGCAGAGCGGCCCAAGCCGACCCCCGCCCCCTCGGCGCCGCCAAAGCCCGCGCCCAAGCCCTCCATGATGGCCCCCAAGCGCAAGCTACGCTCGCGCTACGTGCCACTACCCAATGAGGTCTGGGCCTCCGCCGGTAACCAAACGCCCTACGACGTGGGCCAGCAGTACGCGGCCTGGTGGTATGAGAACGCCGCCTCCACCGAGCAGCGCGATCAGGCGCACCTGCTCTCCGGCGGCGGGCTTCCCCCCGAGGTGGATCGTCCGCTCCTGCAATTTGCCTGCGAGACTCTCCACGAGTACACGCTCTCCGAATCCCAGCGCGTGAACCTGCGCGATGGCTTCCACTCGGGGATCCGGGGCGTGCTCATCAATATCCGGCGGGATTAA
- the dnaB gene encoding replicative DNA helicase has translation MTAGVNDASFDDDYVPPSEPEAPEESGEYRGRGDYQRRGRGADGGFRQPPHDREAEQGVLGAMLLSPNTVLDIIEILAPDDFYHPAHTLIYRAIIDLFSESKDIDPVIVSARLERQNELDRVGGAPYLHTLIASVPTAANARYYAEIVEEKATLRKLVDAGTRVVQLGYEGAEGAEVDAVVDMAQQEVFGINRDKSAEDYEVLADILQPTIDEIDMITSNGGLAQGIPTGFIDLDDLTQGLHGGQMIIVAARPGVGKSTLALDFVRSASIKHNKAAVIFSLEMSKTEITMRLLSAETEIKLSDMRSGRMDAVAWEKLASRVGQISEAPLFIDDSSNMTMMDIRAKARRLKQKHDLQLIVVDYLQLMSSGKRVESRQQEVSEFSRSLKLLAKELDVPLVAISQLNRGPESRTDKRPQLSDLRESGSLEQDADIVMLLYRPDSQDKDNERAGEADIILAKHRGGPIDTVSVAHQLHYSRFVDMARG, from the coding sequence ATGACGGCGGGAGTCAATGACGCGAGCTTTGACGATGATTACGTTCCCCCCTCGGAGCCGGAGGCTCCCGAGGAATCCGGCGAGTATCGGGGGCGCGGCGATTATCAGCGGCGCGGTCGCGGGGCGGATGGCGGCTTCCGGCAGCCCCCGCACGATCGGGAGGCCGAGCAGGGCGTGCTCGGTGCGATGCTGCTCAGCCCGAATACGGTGCTGGACATCATCGAGATTCTGGCCCCGGATGATTTCTACCACCCGGCCCACACCCTGATTTACCGGGCGATCATTGATCTTTTCTCGGAGAGCAAGGACATTGATCCGGTGATCGTCTCGGCGCGATTGGAGCGCCAAAACGAGCTGGATCGGGTGGGCGGTGCCCCGTATCTGCACACGCTCATCGCCTCGGTGCCCACGGCGGCCAATGCGCGCTATTACGCGGAGATCGTGGAGGAAAAGGCCACGCTGCGCAAACTGGTGGACGCCGGTACCCGCGTGGTGCAGTTGGGCTATGAGGGCGCGGAGGGCGCCGAGGTCGATGCCGTGGTGGACATGGCGCAGCAAGAGGTCTTTGGCATTAACCGGGATAAGTCCGCCGAGGATTATGAGGTGCTGGCGGACATCTTGCAGCCCACCATTGATGAGATTGATATGATCACCTCCAATGGTGGCCTGGCGCAGGGCATTCCCACGGGGTTCATTGACCTCGATGATCTCACCCAGGGCCTGCACGGTGGCCAGATGATTATTGTGGCGGCGCGTCCCGGTGTGGGTAAGTCCACCCTGGCTCTGGACTTTGTGCGCTCGGCGTCGATCAAGCACAACAAGGCCGCCGTGATCTTCTCCCTGGAAATGTCCAAGACGGAGATCACCATGCGCCTGCTTTCCGCGGAGACGGAGATCAAACTCTCCGACATGCGTTCCGGCCGCATGGACGCGGTGGCCTGGGAGAAATTGGCCAGCCGAGTGGGTCAGATCTCCGAGGCCCCGCTGTTTATCGACGACTCCTCCAACATGACCATGATGGACATTCGGGCCAAGGCCCGGAGGTTGAAGCAGAAGCATGATCTGCAATTGATCGTGGTGGATTACTTGCAGTTGATGAGTTCCGGCAAGCGCGTGGAATCGCGCCAGCAGGAGGTCTCGGAGTTCTCGCGTTCGCTGAAGCTCCTGGCCAAGGAGTTGGATGTGCCCCTGGTGGCGATCTCGCAGCTCAACCGTGGGCCGGAGTCCCGCACGGATAAGCGCCCGCAACTGTCCGACCTGCGTGAATCGGGCTCCTTGGAGCAGGATGCGGACATCGTTATGCTCCTGTATCGCCCGGATTCGCAGGATAAGGATAATGAGCGCGCGGGCGAGGCGGACATCATTTTGGCCAAGCACCGTGGCGGGCCCATCGACACCGTGAGCGTGGCGCACCAGTTGCATTACTCGCGGTTTGTGGACATGGCCCGGGGTTAG
- a CDS encoding PspA/IM30 family protein: MANPFSKGWKYLKASLDQKIDENADPKVQIHQAAEAAKKQHQEITEQAAAIIGNKRQLEMKLDRLLKERDSLQNQAKQAISMADQAAAEGNSARATEYTNTAEVFASKLVAVEQQVEELKTSHHQASLAAEQAQQKQRESEARLKEQMSQIDQLRAQVDQAKMQEASNEAMGALTATADDSTPTLDGVREKIERRYANALGAQELTEGSMTSRMDEIAAAGRDMQATARLEQLRAELNGGATGAVEGADNGAAALEQGVNEGRSEAESAGDATPER, encoded by the coding sequence ATGGCTAATCCCTTCAGCAAGGGCTGGAAGTACCTCAAGGCATCGCTGGATCAGAAGATTGATGAGAATGCCGACCCCAAGGTGCAGATTCACCAGGCCGCCGAGGCCGCCAAGAAGCAGCACCAGGAGATTACCGAGCAGGCTGCGGCGATCATCGGGAATAAGCGCCAGTTGGAGATGAAGTTGGATCGCCTGCTCAAGGAGCGCGATTCCCTGCAAAATCAGGCCAAGCAGGCCATCAGCATGGCGGATCAGGCGGCCGCCGAGGGCAATAGCGCCCGCGCCACGGAGTACACCAACACCGCCGAGGTCTTTGCCAGCAAGTTGGTGGCCGTGGAGCAGCAGGTGGAGGAACTCAAGACCTCCCACCACCAGGCCTCCCTGGCTGCCGAGCAGGCGCAGCAGAAGCAGCGCGAGTCCGAGGCCCGCCTCAAGGAGCAGATGAGCCAGATCGACCAATTGCGCGCCCAGGTGGATCAGGCCAAGATGCAGGAGGCCTCCAATGAGGCGATGGGGGCGCTGACCGCCACCGCCGATGATTCCACCCCCACCCTGGACGGGGTGCGCGAGAAGATCGAGCGCCGCTACGCCAATGCGCTGGGTGCGCAGGAACTCACGGAGGGCTCCATGACCTCCCGCATGGACGAGATCGCCGCCGCGGGCCGGGACATGCAGGCCACCGCCCGCCTGGAGCAACTGCGCGCGGAACTAAATGGCGGAGCCACCGGCGCGGTGGAGGGGGCAGATAATGGCGCTGCGGCCCTCGAACAGGGAGTGAACGAGGGCCGCAGCGAGGCGGAATCGGCGGGGGACGCGACGCCGGAGCGCTAA